One part of the Ranitomeya imitator isolate aRanImi1 chromosome 10, aRanImi1.pri, whole genome shotgun sequence genome encodes these proteins:
- the LOC138651338 gene encoding uncharacterized protein isoform X2: MALKQDPGHCLNCTSCFNTTSLTCTGSQVTCANDELCYLIIVKTSGSNTASIERGCQSLQFCNTSYSYLNGSDEFDLSSTCCSDGDCIVPDSAFTRNGFQCPSLVSGIDNTPQVLQCLGNQNKCFNVTQIRGDFKFVLGCANDYVCSMNKSDIEVISCVNATSSPTTTTTTDISTAVSSKGLRNWPFPPSSRTDAAIYFKGLFFLFGLFLCICI, from the exons ATGGCATTGAAGCAAGACCCTG GTCATTGTCTCAATTGCACCAGCTGTTTTAATACAACTAGTCTTACTTGTACCGGTTCACAAGTTACTTGTGCAAACGATGAATTGTGCTACCTGATAATTGTTAAGACTTCTG gcagCAATACCGCCAGCATTGAAAGAGGGTGTCAAAGCCTCCAGTTTTGTAACACCTCCTACTCTTATTTGAACGGATCTGATGAATTCGATTTATCGTCTACCTGCTGCAGTGACGGTGATTGTATCGTACCAGATTCTGCCT TCACCAGAAATGGATTCCAGTGTCCTTCATTAGTTTCTGGAATAGACAATACACCACAAGTTCTGCAATGTCTGGGAAATCAGAATAAATGCTTCAATGTAACACAAATCAGAG gaGATTTTAAGTTTGTGCTTGGTTGTGCAAACGACTATGTCTGTTCCATGAACAAATCAGATATAGAAGTGATAAGCTGTGTGAATGCAACATCATCTCCTACAACAACTACTACTACTGATATTTCTACGGCAGTCTCTTCTAAGGGGCTGAGAAATTGGCCGTTTCCTCCATCCAGTAGAACTGACGCTGCCATATATTTTAAGGGTCTCTTTTTTCTGTTTGGACTTTTTTTATGTATATGCATCTGA
- the LOC138651338 gene encoding uncharacterized protein isoform X1, whose translation MPGFPSARRTQHCAVLAAKMKNLPLLCCLLLALIHYGHCLNCTSCFNTTSLTCTGSQVTCANDELCYLIIVKTSGSNTASIERGCQSLQFCNTSYSYLNGSDEFDLSSTCCSDGDCIVPDSAFTRNGFQCPSLVSGIDNTPQVLQCLGNQNKCFNVTQIRGDFKFVLGCANDYVCSMNKSDIEVISCVNATSSPTTTTTTDISTAVSSKGLRNWPFPPSSRTDAAIYFKGLFFLFGLFLCICI comes from the exons ATGCCAGGTTTCCCATCAGCAAGAAGGACCCAGCACTGTGCTGTTTTAGCTGCAAAGATGAAGAATCTTCCTTTACTTTGCTGTCTATTATTGGCCCTGATTCACTATG GTCATTGTCTCAATTGCACCAGCTGTTTTAATACAACTAGTCTTACTTGTACCGGTTCACAAGTTACTTGTGCAAACGATGAATTGTGCTACCTGATAATTGTTAAGACTTCTG gcagCAATACCGCCAGCATTGAAAGAGGGTGTCAAAGCCTCCAGTTTTGTAACACCTCCTACTCTTATTTGAACGGATCTGATGAATTCGATTTATCGTCTACCTGCTGCAGTGACGGTGATTGTATCGTACCAGATTCTGCCT TCACCAGAAATGGATTCCAGTGTCCTTCATTAGTTTCTGGAATAGACAATACACCACAAGTTCTGCAATGTCTGGGAAATCAGAATAAATGCTTCAATGTAACACAAATCAGAG gaGATTTTAAGTTTGTGCTTGGTTGTGCAAACGACTATGTCTGTTCCATGAACAAATCAGATATAGAAGTGATAAGCTGTGTGAATGCAACATCATCTCCTACAACAACTACTACTACTGATATTTCTACGGCAGTCTCTTCTAAGGGGCTGAGAAATTGGCCGTTTCCTCCATCCAGTAGAACTGACGCTGCCATATATTTTAAGGGTCTCTTTTTTCTGTTTGGACTTTTTTTATGTATATGCATCTGA
- the LOC138651307 gene encoding phospholipase A2 inhibitor NAI-like has translation MSCYCSECFSGYSLSCISCTGADQAPCTGTAVTCAANEDACTSVYTETKMTMLGLSTYSHVRGCGQSPDCNNPKSLSNQFISIDLNTLCCQTDECTPTAPIVLSEKKDSNGLACPSCFTITSSTCKPDNQIQCTGTENRCTSYSISTATDPSEPILAMAGCATENMCSNYDGHATTSTTEKMKISIECSNALNNEGKN, from the exons ATGTCTTGTTACTGTTCTGAATGTTTTTCAGGCTATTCTCTCTCGTGTATAAGTTGTACCGGCGCAGATCAGGCTCCATGCACTGGGACTGCAGTCACATGTGCGGCCAACGAAGACGCCTGCACCTCCGTCTACACCGAAACCAAAA TGACCATGTTGGGACTATCAACTTACTCCCATGTGCGAGGATGTGGACAGTCGCCCGACTGCAATAATCCGAAGAGTCTGAGTAATCAGTTTATTTCCATAGATCTAAATACTCTCTGCTGCCAAACTGATGAATGTACCCCGACTGCACCAATAG TATTATCTGAAAAAAAGGATTCAAATGGTCTGGCTTGCCCTTCTTGTTTTACGATAACATCTTCAACATGTAAACCAGATAACCAAATTCAGTGCACTGGAACGGAAAACCGGTGCACTTCATACTCAATCAGCACTGCCACTG ACCCTTCAGAACCAATCTTGGCCATGGCAGGATGTGCCACCGAAAACATGTGCTCAAACTACGATGGCCATGCCACAACAAGCACCACTGAGAAAATGAAGATAAGCATTGAATGCAGTAATGCCTTG AACAACGAGGGCAAAAATTGA